From Schaalia sp. ZJ405, one genomic window encodes:
- a CDS encoding N-acetylmuramoyl-L-alanine amidase — MYAYETGMNSPAYTHGRPGVGKPQFIVLHHWGALGQLFANVLAFLCRPGADTSAHYVVEKGKVACIVDPDDTAWHAGNWDANLRGIGIECRPEMDKADFETVAELIAELRHAYGPLPLRIHKEFFATACPGRWEAQRSALDARANALMKGAKTAAAASVSKPAASKGPNYEALADAVIRGEYGSGEERMRRLGNAYARVQAIVNARLLGGQPTPTPLPAKPAGANIDALAKAVIRGEYGTGDARRQKLGNLYDQVQARVNQILGAGATAHRAGANIDALADAVIRGEYGNGDERRVRLGANFAAVQARVNQKLAA; from the coding sequence ATGTACGCATACGAGACGGGCATGAACTCGCCCGCCTACACGCACGGCCGCCCAGGCGTGGGCAAGCCACAGTTCATCGTCTTGCACCATTGGGGAGCACTGGGACAACTGTTCGCCAACGTCCTGGCGTTCCTTTGCAGGCCAGGGGCTGACACGTCCGCACACTACGTCGTCGAGAAAGGCAAGGTCGCCTGCATTGTCGATCCTGACGACACGGCCTGGCACGCTGGAAACTGGGACGCGAACCTTCGAGGCATCGGCATCGAGTGCCGCCCAGAGATGGACAAGGCTGATTTCGAGACTGTCGCCGAACTCATCGCAGAGCTTCGCCACGCCTACGGGCCACTCCCCCTGCGCATCCACAAGGAATTCTTCGCCACCGCATGCCCAGGACGATGGGAAGCGCAACGCTCCGCGCTCGATGCCCGCGCGAACGCTCTCATGAAAGGCGCAAAGACTGCCGCAGCGGCCTCGGTGTCTAAGCCCGCTGCGAGTAAAGGCCCGAACTATGAGGCTCTTGCCGATGCGGTGATCCGCGGGGAATACGGGTCCGGTGAAGAACGCATGCGACGCTTGGGCAACGCCTACGCCAGGGTCCAAGCAATCGTCAATGCCAGGCTTCTTGGTGGCCAGCCCACGCCAACACCCCTGCCTGCGAAGCCAGCAGGCGCAAACATCGACGCCCTCGCCAAAGCGGTCATCCGCGGCGAATACGGCACAGGCGATGCGCGCCGCCAAAAACTCGGCAACCTCTACGACCAGGTCCAAGCCCGCGTCAACCAAATCCTCGGCGCGGGAGCAACCGCACACCGTGCAGGCGCAAACATCGATGCTCTCGCCGATGCGGTCATTCGCGGCGAATACGGCAACGGGGACGAACGCCGAGTCCGACTCGGCGCGAACTTCGCGGCCGTCCAAGCCCGCGTCAACCAGAAACTTGCGGCGTGA
- a CDS encoding tyrosine-type recombinase/integrase, protein MVAAKLPRGIVEYRGMYRVRISIDGKRHLVGDYPVLKDAKAALDIARAQKITGQFVTAEQRRAEKRAREDAEKLEQEKNLTVKAWAQEWLAQVEREVEQGLKSRGTLREYKGQINNSVIPYIGDKLLVDVTEDDIKAIMRRARETSSAKEAKTLIVIRRMFNVAVEQNKGGLITSPVRYKETAPETSATRRAQLATPEQVKSLAEAMPPLLQLTVYLGMWVEARQGEVLGLQRGDFVDLDKPGRATVRIVRQWNQKEQPPRLTPTKAKDTRTLSIPEALVPLIKAHLDEFVGEGEDAFVFPSPLQEGKPVSQSAHNRYWNRAKKNVGMPRAFRFHDLRASGLTIFAQQGATVAEIMARGGHKDVSVAMRYQRAAAERDRELAAKMPVVV, encoded by the coding sequence GTGGTTGCGGCAAAACTTCCCCGAGGGATCGTTGAGTACCGTGGAATGTATCGAGTGAGGATCAGCATCGACGGGAAGCGTCACCTGGTTGGTGACTACCCGGTCTTGAAAGACGCGAAAGCTGCGTTAGATATCGCGCGTGCCCAGAAAATCACCGGCCAATTCGTCACCGCAGAGCAACGCCGCGCTGAAAAGCGGGCCCGCGAAGATGCCGAGAAACTTGAACAGGAAAAGAACCTTACGGTTAAAGCATGGGCACAAGAATGGCTCGCCCAAGTGGAACGTGAGGTCGAACAGGGCCTCAAGAGCCGAGGGACACTGCGTGAATACAAAGGCCAGATCAACAACAGTGTCATTCCGTACATTGGAGACAAGCTGCTCGTTGACGTAACCGAGGACGATATCAAAGCGATCATGCGCCGAGCGCGTGAAACCTCGTCCGCCAAAGAAGCGAAAACGCTAATCGTCATCCGCCGCATGTTCAATGTCGCCGTTGAACAAAACAAGGGAGGACTCATCACGTCGCCCGTGCGGTATAAAGAAACAGCGCCGGAAACGTCTGCGACGCGGCGTGCCCAACTCGCGACACCCGAGCAGGTCAAGTCGTTGGCTGAGGCCATGCCGCCTCTTTTGCAGCTCACCGTTTACCTGGGCATGTGGGTGGAGGCTCGTCAGGGTGAGGTGTTGGGGTTGCAGCGCGGTGATTTTGTGGACCTAGACAAGCCTGGGCGGGCAACGGTGCGTATCGTGCGGCAGTGGAATCAAAAGGAGCAGCCCCCACGCCTTACACCGACGAAGGCGAAAGACACGCGCACCTTGTCGATCCCTGAGGCGTTGGTCCCTCTCATCAAGGCTCACCTGGATGAGTTTGTGGGAGAGGGGGAGGACGCGTTTGTTTTCCCGTCCCCGCTCCAGGAGGGTAAACCGGTGTCTCAGTCCGCGCATAACCGCTATTGGAATCGGGCGAAGAAGAACGTGGGGATGCCACGGGCGTTCCGGTTCCATGATCTGCGGGCCTCGGGTCTGACGATTTTCGCTCAGCAGGGTGCGACGGTTGCGGAGATTATGGCGCGGGGTGGGCATAAGGATGTGTCTGTGGCGATGCGGTATCAGCGTGCGGCGGCTGAGCGTGACCGGGAGCTGGCAGCGAAAATGCCGGTTGTTGTGTAA
- the smpB gene encoding SsrA-binding protein SmpB → MPKEWKKPKPTEAQRRKNASDAKKTIARNKKARHDFLIEDSWEAGLVLSGTEVKALRMGRASLVDSWVEVKDGEAWLYGANIPLYSQGSWNNHAPTRKRKLLLHKEQIQMLASKVQAKGYTIVPLELYFIEGRAKVEIALAKGKQEWDKRQALREAQDQRDAERAMRRYVRQARH, encoded by the coding sequence ATGCCGAAGGAATGGAAGAAGCCGAAGCCCACTGAGGCGCAGCGGCGCAAGAACGCATCCGACGCGAAGAAAACAATCGCGCGCAACAAGAAAGCGCGCCATGACTTCCTCATTGAGGATTCGTGGGAGGCCGGGCTCGTGTTGTCGGGCACCGAAGTGAAAGCGCTGCGGATGGGGCGCGCATCCCTTGTGGACTCCTGGGTTGAAGTCAAAGACGGCGAGGCATGGCTTTACGGGGCAAACATTCCGCTGTATTCGCAAGGATCGTGGAATAACCATGCGCCAACCCGTAAACGCAAATTGCTGCTTCACAAGGAGCAGATTCAGATGCTGGCGTCGAAGGTTCAGGCGAAGGGGTACACGATTGTGCCGCTTGAACTGTACTTCATCGAGGGACGAGCCAAAGTGGAGATTGCCCTGGCCAAGGGCAAACAGGAATGGGATAAACGTCAGGCGTTGCGCGAAGCTCAGGATCAGCGCGATGCCGAGCGTGCAATGCGTCGCTACGTCCGCCAAGCCAGGCACTAG
- a CDS encoding M23 family metallopeptidase yields MGSVDFSDAQEAARPRSWGRGIARAGIAATCTVALAFLASIPAMAEDDRDAAVREKDKAAASVSTLESQLEGIDSNLAQIYIELDSLKSQIPTAQAALDEAHSRFDAATREHEVALGQLESAQAEKDSLTREIKKAEDQQTQASQAIASLARQMYKDGSPSAIAVALTAEGTASIDDRAAAANAMSRSQSQALSAALGVEATHRSQVSRQEAITKRISSLEQTAKKAADDAEAAKNEAAKQVESLTTLKAQAEAKQKEWDSKKDTAKKQLDEAQAELKEKLAALEKIDAENRRKNYVTRASSTGWRYPLTSVVITSPFGWRIHPVLGYGMLHEGTDMAAACGTPIYPVAEGEVVAATSGIGKGNYVHVNHGLVRGSSIITEYMHLQRIYVSPGQHVTPETVLGEVGTTGYSTGCHLHLSVIQNGTYVDPMNFF; encoded by the coding sequence ATGGGTTCCGTTGATTTCAGTGACGCTCAGGAGGCAGCTCGTCCTCGTTCATGGGGACGAGGAATCGCCCGCGCCGGTATTGCTGCGACGTGTACTGTGGCCCTCGCATTCCTCGCATCAATTCCTGCGATGGCCGAGGACGATCGAGATGCAGCTGTCCGCGAAAAAGACAAAGCAGCGGCATCCGTGTCGACCCTAGAGTCCCAGCTTGAGGGCATTGACTCCAACCTCGCGCAGATCTACATCGAACTTGATTCGTTGAAATCTCAGATCCCAACGGCTCAGGCCGCACTCGACGAAGCACATTCGCGATTCGACGCAGCCACCCGCGAACACGAGGTCGCGCTCGGGCAGTTAGAGTCCGCTCAGGCGGAGAAAGATTCGCTGACGCGCGAGATAAAAAAAGCTGAGGACCAGCAAACACAGGCGTCGCAGGCGATCGCTTCGCTCGCCCGACAGATGTATAAAGATGGGTCGCCTTCGGCGATTGCAGTGGCATTGACAGCCGAGGGAACGGCGTCGATCGACGATCGCGCGGCGGCAGCAAATGCGATGAGCCGCTCTCAATCGCAGGCGTTGAGCGCAGCTCTTGGCGTGGAAGCCACTCACCGTTCGCAAGTGTCGCGACAGGAAGCGATCACGAAGCGCATATCCTCGCTCGAACAGACAGCGAAGAAAGCGGCCGATGATGCCGAAGCCGCGAAGAATGAGGCAGCGAAGCAGGTTGAGTCGTTGACGACGCTCAAGGCGCAGGCGGAAGCTAAGCAGAAGGAATGGGACTCCAAGAAAGATACGGCGAAGAAGCAGCTGGATGAAGCCCAAGCTGAACTAAAAGAAAAGCTTGCCGCTCTGGAGAAAATTGATGCCGAGAATCGTCGGAAGAACTATGTGACGCGGGCATCGTCGACCGGATGGCGTTATCCCCTGACAAGCGTTGTCATCACGTCTCCTTTCGGATGGAGGATTCACCCCGTCCTCGGCTACGGCATGCTTCATGAAGGAACGGATATGGCTGCGGCGTGCGGAACGCCGATCTACCCCGTTGCCGAAGGTGAGGTTGTGGCAGCGACCTCCGGAATCGGCAAAGGAAATTACGTGCATGTCAATCACGGGCTTGTGCGCGGATCCTCGATCATCACGGAGTACATGCACCTGCAGCGAATCTACGTGTCTCCGGGCCAGCACGTGACACCCGAAACGGTTCTTGGCGAGGTCGGGACCACCGGATACTCCACAGGATGCCACCTGCACCTGAGTGTGATTCAGAATGGCACCTACGTCGACCCAATGAACTTCTTCTGA
- the ftsX gene encoding permease-like cell division protein FtsX, giving the protein MKLRFIFSEVGKGLARNRAMSVAVIIVTFVSLLFVGVAGLAQMQVSRMKTEWYDKIEVSIYMCAIDDATPSCNGEEATDKQIAAVRDKLNSKEMSQYIQTVYEESKEEAYKNFQELYGDSAFGQWTSADMMQVSFRIKLVNPEQYSIIKEEFSGVSGVSDVRDQREIVEPLFNVIDSARILALGLGAVMIVAAILLITTTIRLSAMSREQETQIMRYVGASNLFIQAPFMIEGALAAIVGAFMAIGTLFAGVHFLVQQWLAPAFQWTSFIGIPQVWFMAPVLILAAVLLALIASAVSLAKYTKA; this is encoded by the coding sequence ATGAAATTACGTTTTATTTTTTCTGAAGTCGGAAAAGGTCTGGCCCGTAACCGCGCAATGTCGGTTGCGGTGATCATCGTGACATTTGTGTCGCTACTTTTCGTTGGGGTTGCAGGTCTGGCACAAATGCAGGTCTCCCGCATGAAGACGGAATGGTACGACAAGATCGAAGTATCGATCTACATGTGTGCCATCGATGATGCGACCCCGTCATGTAATGGTGAGGAAGCCACGGACAAGCAGATCGCTGCGGTTCGAGACAAACTCAACTCGAAGGAAATGTCGCAGTACATCCAGACGGTGTATGAGGAATCGAAGGAAGAGGCATACAAGAACTTCCAGGAACTCTACGGCGACTCAGCTTTCGGGCAGTGGACCAGCGCCGACATGATGCAGGTGTCATTCCGCATCAAACTGGTCAACCCGGAGCAGTATTCGATTATTAAAGAAGAGTTCTCCGGGGTGTCGGGAGTCTCGGACGTTCGCGATCAACGCGAGATCGTTGAACCGTTGTTTAACGTCATCGACTCGGCTCGAATCCTTGCCCTTGGTTTGGGTGCGGTAATGATCGTTGCGGCGATTCTTCTCATCACAACCACGATTCGTCTCTCCGCGATGAGCCGTGAGCAAGAAACGCAGATCATGCGATACGTCGGAGCGTCGAACCTCTTCATTCAGGCTCCGTTCATGATCGAAGGCGCCCTCGCCGCGATCGTCGGTGCGTTCATGGCCATTGGCACGCTTTTCGCAGGCGTCCATTTCCTTGTCCAACAGTGGCTTGCTCCGGCGTTCCAGTGGACCAGTTTCATTGGCATCCCTCAGGTGTGGTTCATGGCGCCGGTACTCATTCTTGCGGCTGTGCTTCTTGCGCTCATCGCGTCAGCTGTGTCCTTGGCGAAGTACACGAAGGCATAA
- the ftsE gene encoding cell division ATP-binding protein FtsE: MIRFDDVTMVYTPGARPALDHVSLEVEREEFVFLVGKSGSGKSTFLQLVMREIKATSGKVWVLGQDVSKLSTWAVPKLRRQIGTVFQDFRLLPSKTVFENVALAMQVIGKPKHAIETAVPDALDLVGLSGKEKRLPHELSGGEEQRVAIARAMVNRPELLLADEPTGNLDPDTSLGIMRLLDRINRTGTTVVMATHDADIVNQMRKRVIELQDGDVVRDQSRGVYGAAR; encoded by the coding sequence ATGATTCGTTTTGACGATGTCACTATGGTGTACACCCCTGGTGCCAGACCCGCGCTTGACCACGTTTCGCTTGAAGTGGAACGCGAGGAATTCGTGTTCCTCGTGGGCAAATCAGGGTCCGGTAAATCCACGTTCCTTCAACTTGTCATGCGAGAAATTAAGGCAACGTCGGGCAAAGTGTGGGTCCTGGGTCAGGACGTGTCGAAACTGTCAACATGGGCGGTGCCGAAACTTCGCCGCCAAATCGGAACGGTGTTTCAAGATTTCCGCTTGCTGCCGTCGAAAACGGTGTTCGAAAACGTGGCTTTAGCGATGCAGGTCATCGGTAAACCGAAGCACGCCATCGAAACCGCAGTTCCAGACGCCCTCGACCTCGTTGGCCTCTCCGGGAAAGAAAAACGACTGCCTCACGAGCTTTCTGGCGGTGAGGAACAGCGCGTAGCGATCGCCCGAGCAATGGTCAACCGGCCAGAGCTGCTGCTTGCCGACGAACCGACAGGCAACCTTGATCCGGACACATCCTTGGGAATTATGCGCCTCCTTGACCGGATTAACCGCACAGGAACCACGGTCGTTATGGCGACGCACGACGCGGACATCGTCAACCAGATGCGCAAGCGCGTGATCGAACTACAAGACGGCGATGTCGTACGCGACCAGTCGCGCGGCGTATATGGGGCGGCGAGGTAG
- the prfB gene encoding peptide chain release factor 2, with the protein MATEFAEEIEQLRQTMENVLAVVQPDKLRAQISKLSDEATAPDLWDDPAHAQEVTSALSHRQSELDRVEHMVERIDDLEAMIEMAGEDPEESAEILSEADADLEKLKSDMSDLEIRTLLDGEYDERNAVITIRSGAGGVDAADFAEILLRMYLRWAERHGYPTKVMDTSYAEEAGLKSATFEVQAPYAYGTLSVEAGTHRLVRISPFDNQGRRQTSFAAVEVIPLIESTDHIEIPESELKVDVFRSSGPGGQSVNTTDSAVRMTHIPTGIVVSMQDEKSQIQNRAAALRVLQSRLLVLRHEEEQAKKKELAGDVKASWGDQMRSYVLQPYQMVKDLRTEFESGNPQNVFDGDIDGFINAGIRWRKNEQNSAAE; encoded by the coding sequence GTGGCCACAGAATTCGCTGAAGAGATTGAACAGCTCCGTCAAACGATGGAGAACGTCCTGGCTGTCGTGCAGCCAGATAAATTGCGCGCGCAGATTAGCAAGCTATCGGATGAAGCGACAGCGCCGGATCTGTGGGATGATCCTGCTCATGCTCAGGAAGTGACATCGGCACTTAGCCATCGTCAAAGTGAGCTTGATCGTGTGGAACACATGGTGGAGCGGATTGACGACCTTGAGGCCATGATTGAGATGGCGGGGGAGGACCCCGAGGAATCCGCGGAGATCCTTTCCGAGGCCGACGCTGACCTGGAAAAACTCAAGTCCGATATGTCCGACCTTGAGATCCGCACCCTTCTCGACGGCGAATATGACGAACGAAACGCGGTTATCACGATTCGTTCCGGAGCAGGAGGTGTTGATGCGGCAGACTTCGCTGAGATTCTTCTGCGGATGTACCTGAGGTGGGCGGAACGCCACGGCTATCCGACGAAGGTCATGGACACGTCATACGCCGAGGAAGCTGGCCTTAAGTCGGCGACTTTTGAGGTTCAGGCACCCTACGCCTATGGCACTCTGTCAGTTGAGGCCGGGACTCACCGGCTAGTCCGCATCAGCCCATTCGATAACCAGGGGCGACGTCAAACATCCTTCGCTGCGGTTGAGGTCATTCCGCTCATTGAATCCACCGACCACATTGAAATTCCCGAGTCGGAGCTGAAGGTTGATGTGTTCCGTTCATCCGGTCCCGGTGGACAGTCGGTGAACACAACGGATTCCGCGGTCCGCATGACACACATTCCCACGGGGATTGTTGTGTCAATGCAGGACGAGAAATCACAGATTCAGAACCGTGCGGCCGCCCTGCGGGTACTCCAGTCACGCCTGCTTGTGCTGCGTCACGAGGAAGAACAAGCCAAGAAGAAGGAACTTGCAGGCGACGTCAAAGCCTCGTGGGGCGATCAGATGCGGTCGTATGTTCTTCAGCCGTATCAGATGGTCAAGGATCTCCGTACCGAGTTTGAGTCCGGTAACCCGCAGAACGTTTTCGACGGTGACATTGACGGTTTTATCAACGCCGGTATTCGGTGGCGCAAGAACGAACAAAATAGCGCCGCGGAGTAA
- the gdhA gene encoding NADP-specific glutamate dehydrogenase — translation MSNLDSSRLSPRLQSVYQSVLDANPGQAEFHQAVFEVLLTIGPIVDRRPEYSDLALYERIVEPERQIMFRVPWTDDSGKIHVNRGFRVEFNSALGPYKGGLRFHPTVNLSIIKFLGFEQIFKNSLTGLPIGGGKGGANFDPKGKSDAEIMRFCQSFMTELQRHIGPDTDVPAGDIGVGGREIGYLFGQYKRIRNRFDAGVLTGKGLTWGGSYARTEATGYGLVYYADEMLKARGTSFDGKKVVVSGSGNVAIYAAQKVQQLGGTVIAVSDSSGYVVDQNGIDIELLKDVKEVRRLRVSDYASEREGAEFVTKGSIWDLPCDVALPCATQNELPVEAAETLIRNGVQLVAEGANMPTTPEAIEALQSAGVAYAPGKASNAGGVATSALEMQQNSGRTQWSFEETDQKLHQIMVDIHTQTVAAADEYGVPGDYVAGANLAGFLKVADAMVAQGLI, via the coding sequence ATGAGCAACTTAGATTCTTCGCGCTTATCACCGCGCTTGCAGTCCGTTTATCAGTCCGTTCTCGACGCAAACCCCGGACAGGCTGAGTTCCATCAAGCGGTTTTCGAGGTCCTCTTGACTATCGGACCGATCGTTGATCGTCGACCAGAATACTCTGACCTTGCGCTCTATGAGCGAATCGTTGAACCGGAACGCCAGATTATGTTCCGCGTTCCCTGGACCGACGATTCGGGGAAGATCCACGTTAACCGTGGATTCCGCGTCGAATTCAACTCAGCGCTTGGCCCATACAAGGGCGGTCTGCGCTTCCATCCCACGGTGAATCTCTCGATCATTAAGTTCCTTGGTTTCGAGCAGATCTTCAAGAACTCCCTCACAGGCCTGCCGATCGGTGGCGGCAAGGGAGGCGCAAACTTTGATCCGAAGGGCAAGTCCGATGCAGAGATCATGCGCTTCTGCCAGTCCTTCATGACAGAACTTCAGCGTCACATCGGTCCCGACACAGACGTGCCTGCTGGCGATATCGGCGTGGGTGGTCGCGAAATTGGCTACCTCTTTGGTCAATACAAGCGAATCCGCAACCGATTCGATGCGGGAGTGCTCACCGGCAAGGGACTGACCTGGGGTGGCTCCTACGCGCGTACCGAGGCCACAGGCTACGGCCTCGTCTACTACGCAGATGAGATGCTCAAGGCTCGCGGCACCTCGTTCGACGGGAAGAAGGTCGTTGTTTCCGGTTCCGGTAACGTCGCCATCTACGCAGCACAAAAGGTCCAGCAGCTCGGCGGAACCGTCATCGCTGTCTCCGACTCCTCCGGCTACGTCGTCGATCAGAACGGTATCGATATTGAGCTGCTCAAGGACGTGAAGGAAGTTCGTCGCCTGCGAGTGTCCGATTACGCCAGCGAACGTGAAGGCGCTGAGTTTGTCACGAAGGGTTCGATCTGGGATCTGCCTTGCGACGTTGCTCTTCCGTGTGCCACCCAGAATGAGCTGCCCGTTGAAGCCGCTGAAACCCTCATCCGCAACGGCGTCCAGCTGGTTGCCGAGGGCGCGAACATGCCGACCACTCCCGAGGCAATCGAAGCTCTACAGTCGGCGGGCGTGGCCTACGCTCCCGGAAAAGCATCTAACGCCGGCGGTGTTGCCACCTCCGCGCTGGAGATGCAGCAGAACTCCGGGCGCACGCAGTGGTCATTCGAGGAGACCGATCAGAAACTTCATCAGATCATGGTCGACATCCACACGCAGACAGTTGCGGCAGCAGATGAATACGGTGTGCCCGGCGACTACGTTGCCGGAGCCAACCTCGCAGGATTCCTCAAGGTTGCCGACGCGATGGTTGCTCAAGGCCTGATCTAA
- a CDS encoding TadE family protein, with the protein MTGAGAPCRQTEHTGERGSQVVEFVLVQFLVLALVCAVLQIGYALHVRNLASYAAAEGARRGAIHGGVEDEDVSAARQAAGEVVDSLIGRGRDHVISAQITRDNGVRILRITVTTTLPIIGPWGPRSLSATGSAMIEEDLHVGHVETP; encoded by the coding sequence GTGACCGGGGCAGGGGCGCCGTGTCGGCAAACGGAGCATACGGGTGAGCGCGGCTCGCAGGTTGTCGAATTCGTCCTCGTGCAATTCCTTGTTCTTGCTCTCGTGTGCGCGGTCCTTCAGATTGGATACGCACTTCATGTGAGGAACCTTGCCTCCTACGCGGCGGCAGAGGGAGCCAGGCGCGGAGCAATTCATGGGGGTGTCGAGGACGAGGACGTGTCAGCTGCTCGCCAGGCAGCAGGTGAAGTTGTTGATTCACTGATTGGCCGTGGAAGAGACCATGTGATCTCAGCACAGATCACCCGGGATAACGGTGTTCGCATACTCCGGATCACGGTGACAACAACACTCCCGATTATCGGACCGTGGGGACCGCGAAGCCTGTCGGCAACCGGCAGCGCAATGATTGAGGAGGACCTCCATGTGGGGCATGTGGAGACCCCGTAG
- a CDS encoding type II secretion system F family protein yields the protein MTNIPIISAEVCCVVDAVACAWGVFLLWRVLTRRSRLLALRVSQGQPSDGGVCARGVPVGSFREATSRGLASFARTRTAANLLTLCAPVWEIVGSTQSSVVRRFRLLGRDADVGAFRFHQLLLAVGGLIVGIAVCAPACIHRGTIGIAGLAVVAFLGSVCGAVAWDQQLTWRAKRRQRLIDEEVPDASELLALAVGAGESIPAAIERVARISRSALSDEFHRIVVDIRSGSGNARALEYAVQRNDSPALERLCLTLVSALERGAPLAHILHAQALDLRTASRERLMESGGKKEILMLFPVVFLILPVTVCFALYPGLFALEVVP from the coding sequence ATGACGAACATCCCGATTATTTCTGCTGAAGTGTGCTGCGTCGTTGATGCTGTTGCCTGCGCCTGGGGAGTGTTCCTCCTCTGGCGTGTGCTCACCCGTCGATCACGACTCTTGGCTTTGCGCGTGTCCCAGGGCCAACCAAGCGATGGTGGTGTTTGTGCACGTGGCGTTCCCGTTGGCTCTTTTCGCGAGGCAACATCGCGGGGGTTGGCATCATTTGCGAGGACGAGGACGGCTGCGAACCTCCTCACCCTGTGTGCTCCCGTGTGGGAGATTGTTGGGTCGACGCAGTCATCCGTGGTGCGACGTTTCAGATTGCTTGGGCGCGACGCAGATGTCGGAGCATTCCGATTCCATCAGCTTCTCTTAGCCGTTGGTGGTCTGATCGTGGGGATCGCGGTGTGTGCTCCGGCGTGCATCCATCGAGGAACGATCGGTATTGCGGGGCTTGCGGTTGTGGCGTTTCTTGGGAGCGTGTGTGGAGCGGTTGCCTGGGACCAACAGCTGACGTGGCGGGCGAAGCGGCGGCAACGACTCATCGATGAAGAGGTTCCCGATGCTTCGGAGCTGCTGGCTCTGGCTGTCGGAGCGGGAGAGTCAATTCCTGCTGCGATTGAGCGGGTTGCCAGAATTTCACGATCGGCGCTTTCGGATGAATTCCATCGGATCGTTGTTGATATTCGGTCGGGATCAGGGAATGCTCGGGCATTGGAGTACGCAGTTCAACGCAATGATTCACCTGCCCTTGAGCGCCTGTGTCTGACGTTGGTGTCTGCGTTGGAACGCGGAGCCCCGTTAGCGCACATTCTTCATGCTCAGGCGCTTGATTTACGGACGGCGTCACGTGAACGCCTCATGGAGAGCGGTGGGAAGAAAGAGATCCTGATGCTGTTTCCGGTGGTCTTTCTCATCCTTCCGGTGACGGTATGTTTCGCCCTCTACCCGGGACTCTTCGCCCTGGAGGTTGTTCCGTAA
- a CDS encoding type II secretion system F family protein — protein MIGVITGALCGVGIVLIVSTWVGTPTVSWGSWRWVDQWRDRLVIAGWKRWSLRAFVVASIAVAVVVGAAAWMWSSSWTIGGILTVAVLPLPFVAVSSRARRIQLNAYRLWPDVVDGIIAGVRAGIPIADILGDIADSGPEEFRPAFAHFRSEYAVHGRLHDAMDVLKGCLAHPVADRIVETLRIACQLGGADLVSLLRAQSVLLREDARIRGELRARQSWTVNSARLGVAAPWVILLLTARYPGAGAAWNSSRGAGVLLGGLIACVIAFWLMRFVGRMDAERRTMR, from the coding sequence ATGATCGGAGTGATCACGGGAGCACTATGCGGTGTAGGGATCGTCCTCATCGTGTCGACGTGGGTGGGGACCCCGACCGTGTCATGGGGATCTTGGCGCTGGGTTGACCAGTGGCGTGATCGACTCGTCATTGCGGGGTGGAAACGGTGGTCGTTACGAGCATTTGTGGTGGCGAGCATCGCAGTGGCTGTGGTCGTTGGCGCAGCAGCGTGGATGTGGTCATCATCGTGGACGATCGGAGGCATTCTGACGGTGGCAGTGTTGCCGCTTCCCTTTGTTGCTGTGTCATCGCGGGCACGACGCATCCAACTCAATGCTTATCGCCTGTGGCCTGACGTTGTCGATGGAATTATCGCCGGGGTGCGAGCGGGAATTCCCATTGCGGATATTCTCGGGGATATTGCTGATTCTGGTCCCGAAGAATTCCGTCCAGCATTCGCTCATTTTCGTTCGGAATATGCGGTGCATGGCCGTCTTCACGATGCGATGGATGTCCTCAAGGGGTGCCTGGCTCATCCGGTTGCCGATCGGATTGTCGAAACGCTTCGGATCGCCTGTCAGCTCGGCGGCGCAGATCTTGTGTCGCTGTTGCGCGCCCAATCGGTGTTACTCAGGGAGGATGCGCGAATCCGAGGGGAACTTCGGGCACGTCAGTCATGGACGGTGAACTCAGCGCGTCTAGGTGTTGCCGCTCCGTGGGTGATTCTTTTATTGACGGCCAGGTATCCGGGGGCGGGCGCAGCGTGGAATTCTTCTCGCGGAGCTGGCGTGCTTCTGGGAGGACTGATTGCCTGCGTCATCGCTTTCTGGCTGATGCGTTTCGTTGGTCGCATGGATGCAGAGCGACGGACAATGCGATGA